AAATTCTCCTTTTAATTTTATACCGTTATAGTAAATAATAATGTCAGGAATAGTTTTTAAAACCGTTATTAATTTTTCTGCTACAGACTTTGTATTAAAATTATTTAGTCTGAAACTACTTACTATTATTAATTTATATGCGGGGGAATATTTTACAATTGTGAATTTATTATTTTTAACAATAGAGCATTGTCCATAATTTTTAAATGGATTGCATGGATAATTAAAATCTTTTCCGATTCTTTCAAGCTTTTTTGAAACCATTATTTTATTATTTTGTATAATTTCTATATCCTCATTATAAATATTAAGTATATATTTGAAAAGAAATGATTTGTAATTTTTAAAATCTAAATTTTGTAGTGTTTTTAAAATAGTGATTAGTTTATATAAATCGTTATTTACAAGTTCAACTTTTTTTTTCATCTCATTTTTTATAATTTCTTTATAATATTTATCAAGTATATTTTTAATTAAGTAAATTTTATTATAAAGGACTTCGTTAATTATCATTTTATACTGATATGTTGAGGTAACGGATATTACTACTTGTGATTCTTTTTTATATAACCATATGTTAAATATTATTACTGAAAATGCAAAAAAACTAAAAAAAACCAAAATATAAAAATAAACTTTTTTTACCACACCAATTCTTTAACATAATTTTTTATAAACCATTCAGGAAGTTTGAAATCAATATGTTTTGCTCTATTAACATTAATGTAATAATATGCTTTTGGAGCATTAATAATATGTAATTTTTTTGTTTTTGTATAATTAAGCATTATTTTAGCCGTACTTTTACCCATTGCAAAAAAATCTACACCGCCAAATCCCAAAAAACCCATTTTTACAAAGGTCATATTAATTCCTATGTCAGGTTTTTTAATTTTTTCAAGATATATGTCTTTTAATTTATAAAAAGGGATTTTTTTATTGTTTTCCGTTAAAGAGAGCGTTAATGGTATAAATAAAGTAATGGATTTGTTATTATTTATGTCGTTAATTTTATTTTTTAATTCTTTTACGTTTTGACATTCAACCAATAAAAGACTATTTTGGAAATTTGTACTTTTTAATTCATTTACAATTTGATTTTTTACTAATTCACCTACGCCTTTGTTATACAAAATTGCAATTTTATTAATTTTATTTATTTTATTAAATGTTGTTAAAACTTCTTTAATATGGAGCTTTTCATATACGCCTCCAAAAAATTGTTTATTTAAATTGTATTTTTTTTGGTATGTATGAAAAGGAATGTTAATACCTGAGAAAAAAACGGTTTTATGTAATTTTGAAGCAGGAATTGCAATTAGTTGAAATGCAGCATCATCAAATGTTACAACATATTGATATTTATCAATATTTTTTAATATTTTTGCCGCTTTTTGTTTTAAATTTTCTTTAGTTGTAACTCTTGCATTTAAGAAAAATATATCAAAATCAGTTGGTGAAAATTTTTGTTCATACATCAAAGATAAGAATCCATTTAATTGAGGAATTCCACACTGATCTTTTTGATCATAAGAATTAACTATTAAAATTTTAGAAAAAGCATATATTATCAAAAAACATAAAAAGAATAATTTTTTCATATTTTCACTTTTTTTCAATTATAGCAAAAAAATAGCAATATTAAACTAAGGTTAAATTTTTATGGGAATTTTAAAATTATAAAAGAACAAATATTTTTTTCTTTTATAAAAATTAAGACTAACCCTAATTGCATTATTACGTGACAACCCATTTATTTGGTATAATTCTAAAAAAAGGTTAAGTATGCTTATAAAAGAAGCCCAAGTGCCTTTTCTTGCCAGAAAAATAAGCGTTGATTTGCTAAATAGCGGATATGTAACTTTCCCGAAAAACATGGATGTAGCAACTAAAGAAATAGAAGAAATTATAGAAGATGATGTAGCATGGGAAAGAGAAATAGAAAATAAAGCAAGAGAAATACTTGCACAACAAGAAGAAGAGAATGAATTTCTTTTTTATGATGTTGATAGAAGAGAAGTATTTAAATTAATAAAAAGTAAAGTTGCCGAAGAGGAAGGTTTTAACCTTAAAAGAGATGAAAGAATAGATGATCTTGCACACTTTTTAGTAAAAGAACTCTGGGATAAAGAGCTGATCGATTACGACGTAAGAGACGGTAAAATCAAAAACATTATCTACAAATCGATTATGGAATTTTTACACAGAGAAATTGAAGCAAGAGACGAAGTTTATAGAAAAATAGAAAATTATAAAAGACCTTTGGTACCGGGAAGTGAAGAATTTGAACTTGTATTCCAAAGATTATATGAACAAGAGTTAAGAAAAAGAGGACTTATTTAAAGGATTATGATGAAAATTAGTATTCTTTTAGCAAACGGTGATTTTTTTGAAGCCAAAGGATTCGGTGCGGAAGGTACTGCAGTCGGTGAGATTGTTTTTAACACATCTATGACGGGATATCAGGAAATTATTACAGACCCAAGCTATGCTGGGCAGTTTGTTGTATTTACAATGCCTGAAATCGGAAACGTTGGCGTAAAC
This genomic interval from Nautilia profundicola AmH contains the following:
- a CDS encoding DUF507 family protein, with translation MLIKEAQVPFLARKISVDLLNSGYVTFPKNMDVATKEIEEIIEDDVAWEREIENKAREILAQQEEENEFLFYDVDRREVFKLIKSKVAEEEGFNLKRDERIDDLAHFLVKELWDKELIDYDVRDGKIKNIIYKSIMEFLHREIEARDEVYRKIENYKRPLVPGSEEFELVFQRLYEQELRKRGLI